The nucleotide sequence TTCGGTAAAAATTCACAAAGATTATCATGGGGATGGCTCAATTCATCAGCAAGCACCATTATCGAGCCCAATTCATTTAGGCGCCGATAAACTGCTAGTGATAAACCTTGAAAGCATGCATAAAGATCAGTCTAAGTCCCTGCCCCATCACCCAAGGCTCGCGGGCGTAACTGGGCATTTACTGGATAGTATATTTTCAGACACGCTCAATACCGATTTGGAGCGTTTGCAGCGAGTTAACAACACCTTAGGTTTAATACCGCAGCCATATCGCCAGCAATTAGCACTCAAACCTATCGAAACCTTAGTGATTAAACCCAGTGAAGACATGACCCTGATTGCAGCGCAGTATTATATGGAGATGCCAAAAGCTGTGCGGCTATTACTTAAAGTCATAGGGGTTAATCAACATGCAGAATCGAGTATTTTGTCGTATTTGTTATTTGAAAAAGAATATACCCGCCACTTAATCCAATTGGGTTATCAAGATGCCATGTGTCAGCTCGATGATATTAAGCAGTTTTTTCAAATAAATGGTTAAGGCAATAGCAGTTAATGGCCGTCATTAAAGCCGTTAACTGCTGTTAACAACAGCTAATGGCGTTAATCGAAGTACGCTTATTGCTGCAAAATATCGGCGTCCGCTCGTTCAGCCGTATCTTGCCGCTTGGCATAAGACGCTAATAGCAACATATCGCTATAGGTCCAGACGGGCTTAGTGACTAAATTGGCCGCAGCTTTTGCTGTTACATCCGCAGATGTTGCAGTTGCGCTTAAGCGGCCAAAGTTGGCTTCTTGATTAGCGGCCACCAGCTGCAGCTCTCCATAAGCATCAAGATGGTCGGGCAGAGATAAGATGACCGGTGACTGCGCGCCGTGGGGCATTAATTGAAAATGCAGCTGATAATCACGCTTTTGCAGCACCCATTTATCCGGCAGGCGCATATTGCTATTCCACCAGTTGCCATCAAGGGCATTAAGCTTGGCTTGAGTGGTTGCAACATCCTCTGCCCCAAGCTCAGTTAAACGCTTGGCTAAGCTCACACTAAATTGCTCGCTAAATTGCTTAATACTGAGATTGGGCGCTTGCTGCAAAATATCGCGGGCTAAAATGGCGCCTAACATATTGGAGTACAAGTCTTCTGGTGAAAAAGCTGAGGCAAGCTCAGACCAGCCGCCCACCGATGTCATCCCAAACCACTGCGCCACTTCATGCCACTGAGCCAACTGATAGGCCATAACGCTGGCAAACTCTACCCCCAACTGACGCTTACTGTCATTATCTAGGGCATAGTCTTGTTGATGCAGCACTATTTGACGGGAACGCAGCTCAGCACTTAAGGCTAACTCATAGTCAGTGCCTATATAAGGCCACAATTGCTGATACAAATAATAAGTGTTATCGGCAGTATCACGCACATGGGCGATATCGATAAAACCGCCATGGCGAGTATAGATTAAGCCATTAGCCTCGCGGCCAACTCCTAATAAGCTAGTCACTACTCCTTGGCGGCCATCATTGTATTGATGCCCTCCTAAGTCAGTAATGGCGACCACATTGGCGAGAGAAAAAAATGGCACTGGCACGCTGCCCATTTTCGCCTTTAAGTTAGTACCAAAGGCGCAGCAAGGACGCACGCCCACAGGCGCATCGATGGCGCGAGCCGGCATGCTTATCAGCCACACTAAGCCAATAAGCACAGTGTGTATTAGGGCGCGGACATGGGATGGCTTCATCTTAAAATGCTTCATTAATTTGGAAATACACGCCGCTAGAATCTTTACCAATACCAACATCTAAGCGGATATTCACCCTAGGTTTAAAGGCTAAGCGATAACCTATGCCTAAGGTCGGTAGCCAGTCTTGACTAAATAATCCAGACCAATCAGGAGCCACATTGCCAGCTCCAGCCCAGTAAACCAATCCATGACGCTCGCTCAACGCTTGGCGCAATTCAATTTGGCTACTAAGAAAATAGTTATCCCGATATTGCCCTTGATAGTAACCGCGCATGCGGCCATCCGTGCCAAGCTTTGGCAAGGCGTACCAAGGCACATCGCCACGAGAGCCTTCACCATAAACCTCAAAGGCGACAATATACTGCGGGCTAAACCTATGATATTGACGGACATTGACTGACATCTTGTCAAAACCAAAGTCAGAACCCCATTGCTTGCTATAGTGTTGATACTTAATTTCTGCCAATAAGCCGCGCTCGGGATTAGGCGCAAAATCACGGCTATCATAAGCCAAAGACAGGTTGAGTCCACTGATGCGACTGTCTTGCAATTGCTCAGCATTAAGCGCAGGCCCCTCGGCACTCAGCTCAGTTACTGACTGAAAGTCCCAGCCAAGCTGCACATAGGTATTACGCAGTAAGCGATAACTGACATTAGGCGATAACTCTAACACTTGGCTATCGTAAGCCGTTTGATTGGCGCTGTTGCTGGCAGCTTCTTTGCCTATGCCCCAATAATCTTGCGGCGAATGGCTAAGCCAAGCATCCAGTCCCAAACGCCAGGTGTCATCGCCAAAGTAACTGCGATTTTCAACGCCAAGTCCGTAGGAGCCGGAACTTGATACAAACGACTTAACGCTTAAGGTTGAGAGTTGGACATTATCTTCTCGCCCGGACGGCGAATATAAACCAATGGCAGCAACCCCTAAGCCAAATCCTTGCACAGGATTGACAAAAGGTCCTGGCAATACGCCCCAGTCAATGCCTTGGCTGACATCAATATCCTTACTGCCGCCAAGCTCTTTGAGCATATCTTCAAGCCAGTCGGCATTCGCTAGCGGACTGAATAAGGCCGCTATGCTCGCAAGTAAGCCAATGCTTAACCTCAAAAACGGTACTCTAGAGATAACATGCCGCTTTGGCGTCCACCCAGCCCAACTTCGCCTACCAGCGACCAGTCGTTACTAATCAAATACTGGAAACCCACTAAGGTATTCCACGGGGTAGTTAAATGCTGCTCCACATCAAAACGCGCTTCGCCATTACTATCGACGAGTTTAATCAGCTCATTTCCCGCAGGGCCTAAATCTAAATCACTAATCTTACCGCTAAGCTCTTGCTCTACTTCTTGATACATACCGCCTACCCACAGACGCAGCGGTAAACCTTTATCTGAGAAGTCATAACCAATACGCGGTGATAACACGAAAGCGTTAATGTTGCCGTCAATCACAGTTAAGCGGGTGTTAGTAAGGCTGGCATCAATCAAGGTAAACCAATTACCCACGCCGCCTGCAATCACAATACCGCCGCCATACAAGTAGCCGTCTAAATCTAATCGAAAATCAAACGAAGGTAAGCCTTGGGTAATAGGCGGACGACCTGGTATCAGTTGCACTTTATTGACATGCACCTTGGTCTCAGTGTAGCCAGTCATTTTTCCAGCGATGGCATAGACATTTAAAAAGGGTAACAACCAAGCATCGGCGCGCAGGGTATAGACTTGGCTTTGCTGCTCACCGTGCTCAGCGCTGATATCTATGGCATCAGGTGCTAACGGCCGGTTTGGAAAAAAGGGATGATTCAAGCCACCAAAACCTATGCTATCAACCTCAATCCCTTGCTCAACATGCATAGCGCCAATGCTCAAACCAAAAGGCTCTGGCAGCACGTAACCTTTTGCGATGGCTTCATCAGCAAATAGCGGCAACCACGCCTCAGCGTTAACTGTTGGTGAAAAAAGAGCAAAGATAAATAACGGCGAAAGAAAGGCGCGAGTCGAGCTCATTGGGGTTCCATTAGCATTGAGGCAATTAGACCATAGGTGAGGCGCTAGTCTAAATAATCGACTTGAAAAAGTAAACTTGTGAGTGTACTTTTAGTCGAGAGTTAACTTAGGCCGTTTAATAAAAATTTACATGAAATTATCAGAACTTAAGCATCAAGCCATACTTGAGCAAGCCAAGCATGAATTTCTCGCAAAAGGTTATCAAGCCGCTAATCTTGACCATATTTGCTTAGCCGCAGGCGTATCTAAACGCACCTTGTATCGCCATTTTGATAATAAGCTCGAGTTATTCAAGGCAGTATTATTAGCTTTACACCTTAAGCTACAAACGCCTACATCTGAATGTTTCAATCCTGAATTAGCATTAGAGCCACAATTAATGTGTCTATTGAGCGAGCAAAGCGCCTTGTTGTGCCTTGATGCTAGTATGCAGAGTATTCGCATGCTGTTATCTCAGTGTTTACAACAACCTGAAATGGCTAAGCAATTACTCTCGTTGGTGCGTGAGCAAGACAATAGTATCGACCTCTGGTTAAAAGATGCCCTGAAGGCAGGCAAACTCAGCGGGGATATTAAGGCCATGAGTCGCACCTTAAAGAGCCTATTTAATGGTGTGTTTTTATGGCCAAGTCTATTCGAATTAGATACGCACTGCGATAACAACGCCGCCGATATTAGTAATGCTGAAATTTGCCGAGTGTTTTTAGCCGCTTACGCAGTGAATAAGCTCAATGGTTAACTGCTATTAAGCAAATTTAACCTCCCAGCAAAAATATCTCAGCCCGCTCGACCCGCCTAGGCTTACCTTGCAACAGCAAAATATCATCGGCTTGCAGCAACCAGTCAGAGGGTGGATTTTCAACTTCTGCGCCACTGCGCCGAATTGCCCGAATTTCAATTCTAAGGCGGGCAACGGGTACTTGACTCAAGCGCTTACCCACGGCCCAGGCTGATGCCGGCAGCGCCACCGCATGCAATTGCTCTAAAGTAAAATCCGATTCTTGACCGCTAAAAAAGCCATGCAAATAATGGTAATGATTACGCCGCTCCGACTCTAAGCGCTTTAAAATTCGAGTTAAGGGCACGCCGCAGCGATACAAGACTTGCGACACTAACATTAAGCTGCCTTCTAAGGATTCAGGGATCACTTGGCTCGCGCCTGCTTGTTCAAATTCCGTCATGTTAGAGTCATCACGGGTGCGCACTAAAATAGTGAGTTGCGGCGCTAATTCGCGCGCCAGCGGCAAGACTTCTTCTAAGGCGCGGCCATCACAAAAGCTAATCACTAACATGTTTACATCAAGTAACCCCGCTTCCAACAACAAACTACGTTTACAGGCATCGCCAAATAATACTGGCTCCCCTGCTATTCGCGCCTCAGATACGCGGGTTGGGTCGAGATCTAACACCACATAAGGCACAGCTTCTGAGCGCAAAAAGCGGGCTACGGTTTGACCAACACGTCCATATCCCAAGATCAACACCTGAGCTTGGCGCACTTTAGGGCTAACACTATGATTTTCAACATCTGCGCCCATGCCGCCAAAGGCGCCTATTATCTCACCGCAATGACGAATTAACGCTGGCGCTAATCCCATGGATATCACAGCCACCATCACTAAAATGGTGCTAATTTCACTACTAAGTAGCTGATAATTAACTGCCAATGCCAACACTACAAAACTAAATTCTCCGACTTGCGCGAGGGTAATAGCGCTGGTCGCCGCAATTTTTGTAGACTCACCGCTGAGGCGCAAAATGCCGAATAAAATCGCAATTTTACCTACAACTACCGCAAGTAAAATCACTAAGACTTGCCACCAAAATGACACCACTAAGGTTAAATCCAGCAGCATGCCTATGGAGATAAAAAATAGCCCCATCAGCAAATCCCGAAATGGACTAATGTCCGCTTCTAATTGGCGCCGATACTGACTTTCCCCCAATAACATGCCTGCCATAAAGGCGCCGAGCGCCATGGATAATCCGAGCCAATGGGTAAAGACTCCAGTCAGAGTGGCAACCACTAAGGTAGTGAGTACAAACAACTCATTGGAGCGTGAGCGCGCCACTTCATCAAATAATTTAGGGAGCGCCCAGCGGCCAAAGGCCATCAAGGCTACAAAGGCCACGATCCCTTTCACTAAGGCGATAAATATTTCGGAGTGATTAGCAGCCTGACTCTCACTGCCCATAAGAGGTAACAGAATCAATAACGGAATAACCGCTAAGTCTTGGAACAATAATACGCTGACCGACAATTCGCCGTGGCGCCGCCTTAACCAGCCTTGCTCGTTAAGCAGTTTAAGCACAATAGCCGTGGAGGATAAGGCGATAACCGCACCAATTATCATGGCTTCTACCAAAGATAAGCCTAGCGCCAGCGACACTAACACGACGACGCTTGATGTCACAATCACCTGCGCGCTGCCTAAACCAAACACAGTGCGGCGCATGGCCAGCAATCGCGGCAAAGAAAATTCTAGCCCTAAGGTAAACATCAAGAGCACAACGCCAAGCTCAGCGACCGATTGCATTTGCTGCTGACTAAACCAATCAAAGCCGCCAGGGCCGCTTAACATGCCGGTTAATAAGTAAGCCAAAATGGCTGGCAGCCCTAAACGTCGAAACCAAGCAATCGAAGCAATAGCAATCACTAACATCAACAGGATCTTTACCAAGAATGCTTGTTCCATAGACCTCCCGTTGTCAAAAAAATGCCAGTGCGACTTATCTGACAGCTTCCACTCACAATGTTAACGCCTTGTAAATAGTAACCGAATGACAAGTAAAGACAAATTTATTTATTTCTTAAGTAGGCACAGAGATTGCTAAGTAATATCAACCAAATCGGTCAATCATAGACGTAACTGAGATTGCCAACGTCTAAGGGAGTTACCATGAGCTCATTCGCCCAAATAGCACATATCAATCCAGCTAACAGCAACTTAGGCTTTTGGCCTGGCTTTAACCCTAAGTCATCCTTATCTAGCCAAGATCAAATTGCTATCTTGCAGCGCTTACATGCAAGCTTAGAGCCGGAGCAAGTGCTCGCGACATTTTCCCAAGTGATCGGCAATTTCTTGCCTGTCCACGGCTTAAAATTGCACACAGCCACTAACAAGTGGGTGTGGGGCCATCAGTCAGGCCAACACATTCATAGACCCATAGTAGCCAATGTTACCTTGCAATATTATCTAGCTAAGGCGCTGAGCAGCGATGATTTACTCTGCTTACAACTATTTGAGTCTTGGTTAGCCCCAGCCATCAATAATGCCCTGACTCACAGCCAAGTGGCTAATCAAGCCATGCATGATAGTCTCACAGGCTTAGGTAATCGCCGCGGCTTTGAATTAAGCATGGATAAAGCCATAGCGCGCAGTCGCCGCAATGGCTTGCCTCTATCCTTAATGATTTTGGATTTAGATAACTTTAAACAGGTCAATGACAACCAAGGCCATCAACAAGGGGATGCACTGCTGCAAAGTTTCGCCAGTATTCTCAATCAGCAACTACGGGATACCGACCGAGGTTTTAGAGTGGGCGGAGATGAATTTACCATTTTGCTTGATACTAATGCTGCTGGCGCCCATTTACTCGCAAACCGCATACTTGCGCAAGTGAGTGCCAATGAGGCTTGCCAACAAGCTAAGATAGGTGTGAGCATAGGCTTAGCTCAGTGGCAAGCCAGTGCCACTGCCGCCAAACTGTATGAAACTGCAGATAAGGCCTTGTACGCTGCTAAAGCCAGTGGCAAACATACCGCCTGTAGCGCTTGCGATTAATATCAGCCGCGGTTTAATCCAGTTAACAATCTTGAACAATCTAGACATGAGTCGTTGGGGACTAACGCGTTAACATTAAAGCTAAAGTTAAAGTTAAACATGGACTATTAGCCATTAGCCTGGAGTAACACAGGCAAGCCAACCCGCACCTTGGTCTTGGGCCAGCGCATGACGCTCAACCCATAATCCTGAGGCCACTAAGGTTTGGTTATAAAACACTAACGGGACCTGCTCTCTAATCCATGGCGCGACCGCTAATTCTTGCCACATTTTCTTAAGCTCGCGCCCTTGATGGCGAAAACTCGGATGACAGCGTAAACGGCCACTGATGTCTTTATCCCCCCAATAACCAACGCTTACGACTTCATCCTGATGCGGCAATCGTAAACGCGCGCCCTCACGGGCTAAGCGCCACTCAAGTTGCACACTCGGATACGCCAGACGCAAACAGGGTTCGCTTTGTGATTGCGAGTTCAGCGCCTGTGAACTCAATAACTGTAAATCCAGCGCCTCTTTTCCCTGCCCCAACGTTTGCCCTAAGGTTGTCACTATTGCCTGACGGATAACCTCAAAGCGCGCTTTATCAGAAACAGATGCCGTCGCCACATAGAGGCCATCGCCAAAACGTCTTAATAAACAGCCAGAAACATGCAAGCTTACTTTGGCATCCTCTTTGGCCGAATGAATCTGCATTAACACTTGCTGCAGTTGCACTTGGCTAGGCATGGGGCATTGTCTGCGCTGAATAAAGCGCCTTAACACTTGCGTTTGCCAATCAGGTGATAACTGAGCTAAGCCAGATACACAGAGACTCATGCCATTTATGGCTGAATATTGCTCTAAACGCTGCAAACGCACATCGACTTCTTCAGTTAATAGCTCATATTCATTGGCGCATAGACTGGCGCTACGCGACGCCGTGCGGGCAATGGCAGGCCAGCGCTGTTTAAGCTTAGGGATGATTTCGTGGCGTAAAAAGTTGCGATCAAAGCGGGTATCTTGATTACTTTCATCATCAATGTGAGTAATAGCAAATAAAGCGGCAAACTCTTCTAACTCGTCACGACTTAACGCTAAAAACGGTCGGCACTGCCATTTATGCGCGCCAAAGGCTTGCACTGCGCCCATAGCGCTTAAGCCTAATGGCCCAAAGCCGCGGGCTAAGGCAAGCAGCACAGTTTCGAGTTGATCGTCTTGATGATGAGCGGTAAGTAAAACATCGCCTGCTGCCATCAAATCATCAAGCGCTTGATAACGAGCGTCTCGAGCAACAGCTTCTAAGCTTTTACCCGCACGATTATCAAGATTGACGCGGCACACAGTTAACGGCAATTGATAGAGCGCGGCGCGCTGACTGCAATGCTTAACCCAAGTATCAGCATGCTGACTTAAGCCGTGGTGCACATGCACCAAGCACACACGGTAGCGCACGCGTTCTTCAGTTACGTCACATCCTTGATGCTGCATAAAAGCCGCCGCAGTGGCCGCCAATAACTCAGAATCCATGCCACCACTGTAACCAATAAACAAGGTGCGGGTGTGACTTGCGGGGCTAAGAGGGGCTGCGACTTCTAACGCCTTAATAGCTTGTTCAAATTGTGCCAACAATGGCGCCATTAACGCGAAATCCATAGCTAACCTCTTGATTGTTAAATCTAAAAATACATCTACCGCTGAGTGCTAGAACAAGATCCGTACCTTGTCTGGCCCTAATAAGCCTTGCAGCGCCAGCACGAGTTCATCTGTGGGGTTGACTCGCCACTCATCACCTAAGACAAGCTGACCGAAGGCTTGCGCTTGCTGATAATTAATCCGCACTTGCACAGCGCCTTGTTTCCATGGGCTTAAGATTTGGGTTAATTGATTTAAGCCATCAAGATTAACGCGACTAGCATCAATATCCACTTCCAGCGCTTTAACAAAATGACTGCGCGCCTCGCTAATTTCAATGATATTGCGCGCCGTCATACGGTTACCGCCAGAATAATCATCAAAACTCACTTCGCCTTCGCAAATCAGAATTTTATCTTTTTCAAGCAAGTGACCAAATTTTTCAAAGGCTTCGGTAAAGAGCATGACTTCTAAGCGCGCGCTCTTATCATCTAAGGTCACTAAGCCCATTTTCGAGCCACGTTTAGTGACCATCACGCGCGTAGCCACCACTAAGCCCGCAGCTTTCGCGGTTTTACCGCGCTCAGTGGGATGCACATCTTTAATGCGGCCGCTGGTGTAATGCTTAAGCTCAGTTAAGTACTGATTAATAGGGTGACCCGTTAAATACAGACCTAAGGTTTCACGCTCACCTTCGAGCCAAATTTTATCGGGCCAAGCGGGGCAATCCACAAACTGTTGCTTACTGTCTTCAGGCTCACTATTGAGTAAACCAAACATATCGCCTTGACCTATGGCCTCAGCTTTAGCGTGTTGATCGGCGGCGCGAATCGCCTCTGGCAACGTCGCCATCATGGAGGCGCGGTGCGGGCCTAAATTATCTAAGGCGCCCGCTTGAATTAGGCGCTCAATCACACGTTTATTCAGTTTCTTTAAATCGACGCGGGCACAAAAATCAAATAAATCAATAAAGGGGCCAGCTTCACGGGCTTGCAGAATGGATTCTACCGGACCTTCACCAACGCCTTTAATCGAGCCAATGCCATAAACTATGCGCAGTTCATCATCAACAGTAAACTTAAATTCGCCCTTGTTAACGTCAGGCGGAATGATGGTGAGCCCCATGCGGTCACACTCATCCACTAAGGTCACTATCTTGTCGGTGTTATCCATATCGGCAGACATAACCGCTGCCATAAATTCAGAGGGATAATGGGTTTTTAACCATAAGGTTTGGTATGACACCAGTGCATAGGCGGCTGAGTGAGATTTGTTAAAACCGTAACCTGCGAATTTTTCCACCAAGTCGAAGATTTTCATCGCCAACTCGCCGTCCACGCCGTTATCAACGGCGCCTTGCTCAAAACCAGCGCGCTGTTTAGCCATTTCTTCGGGTTTTTTCTTACCCATAGCACGGCGCAGCATGTCGGCGCCGCCCAAGGTATAACCCGCCAAGGTTTGGGCAATCTGCATTACCTGCTCTTGATACAAGATAATGCCGTAGGTCGGTTCGAGAATGGGTTTTAAGCTCTCGTGCTGCCATTTTTCATCGGGGTAAGATACGGCCTCAGTACCATGCTTACGGTCGATAAAGTTATCTACCATGCCTGACTGCAAAGGACCCGGGCGGAACAAGGCCACCAAGGCAATCATGTCTTCAAAGCAGTCGGGTTGCAGGCGCTTAATCAAATCCTTCATACCGCGCGATTCAAGCTGGAACACGGCCGTGGTTTCGTAACGCTTCAGTAAGGCAAAACACTTAGGATCTACCGTTGGGATACGCTCAATATCCACAGGCGGCTTACCCATTTTGGCAAGCCTTGGATTAATCATCCTCAGCGCCCAGTCAATAATGGTTAAGGTTCTTAGCCCCAAGAAGTCGAACTTTACTAAGCCTGCAGTTTCAACGTCGTTTTTATCAAACTGAGTGACCGGGAAATTACCTTCGCTATCGCAATAAAGCGGCGCAAAGTCAGTGATTTTGGTAGGCGCAATCACCACGCCCCCCGCATGTTTACCGGCGTTTCGGGTAACGCCTTCAAGCTGACGACACATGTCTATCAGCTCTTTAACGTCTTCATCCGCGTCATAGGCTTCTGGTAAGCTCGGCTCGGCCTCAAAGGCTTTAGCTAAGGTCATGCCAGGTTCTGCTGGGATCATTTTTGAAATACGGTCGACAAAACCATAAGGATGACCGAGCACACGCCCAACGTCTCGCACTACGGCTTTGGCCGCCATAGTACCAAAGGTGATGATTTGCGATACTGCTTCTCGGCCATAAAGCTCAGCCACGTGATCTATCACTTCATCGCGTCTATCCATGCAAAAGTCGACGTCAAAGTCGGGCATAGAGACACGCTCAGGGTTCAAGAAGCGCTCGAACAGTAAGTCGTATTCTAATGGGTCAAGGTCGGTAATTTTTAAGGCGTAAGCCACTAATGAACCCGCGCCCGAACCACGCCCTGGACCCACTGGGATTGCGTTATCTTTACCCCACTGAATAAACTCCATCACAATCAAGAAGTATCCAGGGAATCCCATCTGGTTAATCACTTTAAGTTCAACCGCTAAGCGCTCATCGTATTCGCCGCGGCGCTCGCGTCTAACCTCAGGATCTGGGAATAAAAACTCAAGACGCGCTTCAAGACCTTCTTCAGATTTTGCCACCAAGAAGTCTTCAATGGATAAATCACCGGTCGGGAAGTTTGGCAAAAAGTATTCGTATAAACGCACAGTAACGTTACAGCGTTTTGCAATCTCGACTGAGTTTTGAAGGGCTTCTGGAATGTCCTGAAACAATTCACACATTTCATCTTCAGTGCGTAAATATTGATTAGCACTGTATTTTTTAGGGCGTCTTGGGTCAGCTAAGGTGAAACCATCATGAATCGCCACGCGAATCTCATGAGCTTCAAAATCCTC is from Shewanella sp. SNU WT4 and encodes:
- the dnaE gene encoding DNA polymerase III subunit alpha, encoding MSEPRFVHLRVHSDYSMSDGVAKVKPILARTEALHMPALALTDQTNLCGLVKFYSGCHDRGIKPIIGSDFGMQVPGFEGELCSITILAMDNEGYQNLTQLISQAYLRGHILDKAVIDQDWLLTYGKGLILLSGAKDGDVGKALLKGNTTQAKALCDFYQQHFPDRYYLELLRTGRADEERYLHAAVALADERGLPVVATNQVVFLTPEDFEAHEIRVAIHDGFTLADPRRPKKYSANQYLRTEDEMCELFQDIPEALQNSVEIAKRCNVTVRLYEYFLPNFPTGDLSIEDFLVAKSEEGLEARLEFLFPDPEVRRERRGEYDERLAVELKVINQMGFPGYFLIVMEFIQWGKDNAIPVGPGRGSGAGSLVAYALKITDLDPLEYDLLFERFLNPERVSMPDFDVDFCMDRRDEVIDHVAELYGREAVSQIITFGTMAAKAVVRDVGRVLGHPYGFVDRISKMIPAEPGMTLAKAFEAEPSLPEAYDADEDVKELIDMCRQLEGVTRNAGKHAGGVVIAPTKITDFAPLYCDSEGNFPVTQFDKNDVETAGLVKFDFLGLRTLTIIDWALRMINPRLAKMGKPPVDIERIPTVDPKCFALLKRYETTAVFQLESRGMKDLIKRLQPDCFEDMIALVALFRPGPLQSGMVDNFIDRKHGTEAVSYPDEKWQHESLKPILEPTYGIILYQEQVMQIAQTLAGYTLGGADMLRRAMGKKKPEEMAKQRAGFEQGAVDNGVDGELAMKIFDLVEKFAGYGFNKSHSAAYALVSYQTLWLKTHYPSEFMAAVMSADMDNTDKIVTLVDECDRMGLTIIPPDVNKGEFKFTVDDELRIVYGIGSIKGVGEGPVESILQAREAGPFIDLFDFCARVDLKKLNKRVIERLIQAGALDNLGPHRASMMATLPEAIRAADQHAKAEAIGQGDMFGLLNSEPEDSKQQFVDCPAWPDKIWLEGERETLGLYLTGHPINQYLTELKHYTSGRIKDVHPTERGKTAKAAGLVVATRVMVTKRGSKMGLVTLDDKSARLEVMLFTEAFEKFGHLLEKDKILICEGEVSFDDYSGGNRMTARNIIEISEARSHFVKALEVDIDASRVNLDGLNQLTQILSPWKQGAVQVRINYQQAQAFGQLVLGDEWRVNPTDELVLALQGLLGPDKVRILF